In the genome of Pelecanus crispus isolate bPelCri1 chromosome 17, bPelCri1.pri, whole genome shotgun sequence, one region contains:
- the PI16 gene encoding peptidase inhibitor 16: MKEKAICRALELSWSLSDEEKKIILDEHNKYRSQVSPPAMDMLKMSWDTELEAFAQAYAEKCIWDHNKERGRRGENLFAMAPTLDLEFAVEDWNGEEKYYNLTTSTCVSGQMCGHYTQVVWASTHQIGCGAKFCEKIDGIETEGMYLLVCNYYPPGNMKGRKPYKEGPSCSQCPEDRVCVNSLCAGALDTEKLETSSDQTSVDQPTAGAPSTCLGLLLFLLPSVILVGLLL; this comes from the exons ATGAAGGAGAAGGCAATATGCAGAG CGCTGGAGCTGAGCTGGTCCCTGAGtgatgaagaaaagaagataatCTTGGATGAGCATAATAAATACCGCTCCCAGGTCTCTCCTCCTGCTATGGATATGCTGAAGATG AGCTGGGACACGGAGCTGGAGGCCTTTGCTCAAGCCTACGCAGAGAAGTGCATCTGGGACCACAATAAGGAGAGGGGACGACGGGGGGAAAACCTCTTCGCTATGGCCCCAACCCTGGACCTGGAATTTGCCGTGGAAGACTGGAATGGGGAGGAGAAATACTACAACCTGACGACTTCCACATGTGTCTCTGGGCAGATGTGTGGCCACTACACCCAG GTGGTCTGGGCAAGCACGCATCAGATTGGCTGTGGGGCAAAGTTTTGCGAGAAGATCGACGGAATCGAAACAGAGGGCATGTACCTGCTTGTTTGCAACTATTATCCCCC GGGTAATATGAAAGGCCGAAAGCCGTACAAGGAAGGACCCTCATGCTCGCAATGTCCCGAGGACAGAGTCTGTGTCAACTCCTTGTGTG CAGGTGCCCTGGACACTGAAAAACTGGAGACAAGTTCAGACCAGACAAGCGTGGATCAGCCCACGGCTGGAGCCCCCAGTACCTGCTTGGGGCTTTTACTCTTCCTCCTACCCAGTGTCATCCTGGTGGGCCTTCTGCTTTGA